One genomic region from Erythrobacter mangrovi encodes:
- the rpoC gene encoding DNA-directed RNA polymerase subunit beta': MNELTKFTNQLAKPETFDEIQIGIASPERIRSWSFGEIKKPETINYRTFKPERDGLFCARIFGPVKDYECLCGKYKRMKYKGVVCEKCGVEVTVTKVRRERMGHIELAAPVAHIWFLKSLPSRIGLLLDMQLKQLERVLYFESYIVTEPGLTPLEKFQLLTEDELLEAQDEYGEDAFSASIGAEAVKVMLMDLDLEQEKEDLLQELATTKSALKPKKIIKRLKVVESFIESGNRPEWMILEVIPVIPPELRPLVPLDGGRFATSDLNDLYRRVINRNNRLKRLMELRAPDIIVRNEKRMLQEAVDALFDNGRRGRVITGANKRPLKSLSDMLKGKQGRFRQNLLGKRVDYSGRSVIVTGPELKLHQCGLPKKMALELFKPFIYARLDAKGLSMTLKQAKKWVEKERKEVWDILDEVIREHPVLLNRAPTLHRLGIQAFEPVLIEGKAIQLHPLVCAAFNADFDGDQMAVHVPLSLEAQLEARVLMMSTNNILSPANGKPIIVPSQDMVLGLYYLSMERQEKTPEFTENDKGEKVEKLQMFSDMAEVHQALEIKAVTLHTKIIARVPQADESGKVSMVRFETTPGRMLIGECLPKNHKVPFDIVNRLLTKKDIADVIDEVYRHTGQKDTVLFADAIMALGFRHAFKAGISFGKDDMIIPEEKIELVEATKSLVADYEQQYQDGLITQQEKYNKVIDAWSRCGDQVADAMMDKIRAKPIGDDGKEAQINSIYMMSHSGARGSPAQMKQLAGMRGLMAKPSGEIIENPIISNFKEGLNVLEYFNSTHGARKGLADTALKTANSGYLTRRLVDVSQDCVIIEEDCGTENALEMRAIVQGGSVIASIGERILGRTTAEDIVNVATGEVIVPAGTLIDEPMVKAIEEAEVQVAKIRSPLVCEAAQGVCATCYGRDLARGTPVNIGEAVGVIAAQSIGEPGTQLTMRTFHIGGAAQLNETSHLEAISDGKVVYRDMPTIVDKKGRILSLARNGELAVIDAEGREREIHKVPYGTVLMHKDGEKVKEGERLAEWDPFSLPIITETSGVVKYQDLIDGTTMEERVDDATGIAQRVVTELRASGRKRKEDLRPRLTLFNDAGDESEAARYMLAPGTTLSVEDGQQVEAGDILARASREAAKTRDITGGLPRVAELFEARLPKDNAIIAKISGKIEFVREYKAKRKIAIVPEEGDAVEYLIPKTKVIDVQEGDYVKKGDTLISGSPNPHDILEVLGVEALAEYLVNEIQEVYRLQGVKINDKHIEVIVRQMLQKVEITDGGDTVLLPGEQVDVEELNEVNAKLPKGKQPATGTPILLGITKASLQTRSFISAASFQETTRVLTQAAVEGKKDTLIGLKENVIVGRLIPAGTGAGMNRMRITASSRDAALRAQWKRAQEAIIAANTAEEEHAAELAQGPEAAIGDDPLAAVEGETHGTDADAGDYLNEEARDGE, encoded by the coding sequence ATGAACGAACTGACCAAATTCACCAACCAGCTGGCCAAACCGGAGACTTTCGACGAGATCCAGATCGGCATCGCGTCGCCCGAGCGCATTCGCAGCTGGTCCTTCGGCGAGATCAAGAAGCCGGAAACGATCAACTACCGTACGTTCAAGCCCGAACGTGACGGTCTGTTCTGCGCGCGCATCTTCGGCCCGGTGAAGGACTACGAGTGCCTGTGCGGCAAGTACAAGCGCATGAAGTACAAGGGCGTCGTCTGCGAAAAGTGCGGCGTCGAAGTCACCGTGACCAAGGTCCGCCGCGAGCGCATGGGCCACATCGAGCTCGCCGCCCCGGTCGCGCACATCTGGTTCCTCAAGTCGCTGCCGTCGCGCATCGGCCTGCTGCTCGACATGCAGCTCAAGCAGCTCGAGCGCGTGCTCTATTTCGAGAGCTACATCGTCACCGAGCCCGGCCTGACCCCGCTCGAGAAGTTCCAGCTGCTGACTGAAGACGAACTGCTCGAAGCGCAGGACGAGTATGGCGAAGACGCCTTCTCGGCCTCGATCGGTGCCGAAGCAGTCAAGGTCATGCTGATGGACCTCGACCTCGAGCAGGAAAAGGAAGACCTTCTCCAAGAGCTCGCGACCACCAAGTCCGCGCTCAAGCCGAAGAAGATCATCAAGCGCCTCAAGGTCGTCGAGAGTTTCATTGAATCGGGCAACCGTCCCGAATGGATGATCCTCGAAGTGATCCCGGTCATCCCGCCCGAACTGCGCCCGCTGGTGCCGCTCGACGGTGGCCGCTTCGCGACCTCGGACCTCAACGACCTCTACCGTCGCGTGATCAACCGCAACAACCGCCTCAAGCGCCTGATGGAGCTGCGCGCGCCGGACATCATCGTCCGCAACGAAAAGCGCATGCTGCAGGAAGCGGTCGACGCGCTGTTCGACAACGGCCGTCGTGGCCGCGTGATCACCGGCGCCAACAAGCGTCCGCTCAAGTCGCTCAGCGACATGCTCAAGGGCAAGCAGGGCCGCTTCCGCCAGAACCTGCTCGGCAAGCGCGTCGACTATTCGGGCCGTTCGGTCATCGTGACCGGCCCGGAACTCAAGCTGCACCAGTGCGGCCTGCCCAAGAAGATGGCGCTCGAGCTGTTCAAGCCGTTCATCTACGCGCGCCTCGACGCCAAGGGTCTCTCGATGACCCTCAAGCAGGCGAAGAAGTGGGTCGAGAAGGAACGCAAGGAAGTCTGGGACATCCTGGATGAAGTCATCCGCGAACACCCCGTCCTGCTGAACCGCGCGCCGACGCTCCACCGTCTCGGCATCCAGGCTTTCGAGCCGGTGCTGATCGAAGGCAAGGCGATCCAGCTCCACCCGCTGGTCTGCGCCGCGTTCAACGCCGACTTCGACGGTGACCAGATGGCCGTGCACGTCCCGCTGAGCCTCGAGGCGCAGCTGGAAGCGCGCGTGCTGATGATGTCGACCAACAACATCCTCTCGCCCGCCAACGGCAAGCCGATCATCGTTCCGTCGCAGGACATGGTGCTGGGCCTCTACTACCTGTCGATGGAACGCCAGGAGAAGACCCCGGAGTTCACCGAGAACGACAAGGGCGAGAAGGTCGAGAAGCTGCAGATGTTCTCGGACATGGCCGAGGTGCACCAGGCGCTCGAGATCAAGGCAGTTACGCTGCACACCAAGATCATCGCGCGCGTGCCGCAGGCCGACGAGAGCGGCAAGGTCAGCATGGTCCGCTTCGAGACCACGCCGGGCCGCATGCTGATCGGCGAATGCCTGCCGAAGAACCACAAGGTTCCCTTCGACATCGTCAATCGCCTGCTGACCAAGAAGGATATCGCCGACGTTATCGATGAGGTCTATCGCCACACCGGCCAGAAGGACACGGTGCTGTTCGCCGACGCCATCATGGCGCTGGGCTTCCGCCACGCGTTCAAGGCCGGCATCTCCTTCGGCAAGGACGACATGATCATCCCCGAAGAGAAGATCGAACTGGTCGAGGCGACCAAGTCGCTGGTTGCCGACTATGAGCAGCAGTACCAGGACGGCCTCATCACCCAGCAGGAAAAGTACAACAAGGTGATCGACGCCTGGAGCCGTTGCGGCGACCAGGTGGCCGATGCCATGATGGACAAGATCCGCGCCAAGCCGATCGGCGACGACGGCAAGGAAGCCCAGATTAACTCGATCTACATGATGAGCCACTCTGGTGCGCGTGGTAGCCCGGCGCAGATGAAGCAGCTCGCCGGCATGCGCGGCCTGATGGCCAAGCCGTCGGGCGAGATCATCGAGAACCCGATCATCTCGAACTTCAAGGAAGGCCTGAACGTCCTCGAGTACTTCAACTCGACCCACGGCGCCCGTAAGGGTCTCGCGGATACGGCGCTCAAGACCGCGAACTCGGGTTACCTGACCCGCCGCCTCGTCGACGTGTCGCAGGACTGCGTCATCATCGAAGAGGATTGCGGCACCGAAAACGCGCTGGAAATGCGTGCGATCGTGCAGGGCGGTTCGGTCATCGCTTCGATCGGCGAACGCATCCTCGGTCGCACCACGGCCGAAGACATCGTCAACGTCGCCACTGGCGAAGTCATCGTGCCCGCCGGCACGCTGATCGACGAGCCGATGGTCAAGGCGATCGAGGAAGCCGAAGTGCAGGTTGCCAAGATCCGTTCGCCGCTGGTCTGCGAAGCCGCCCAGGGCGTCTGCGCGACCTGCTACGGTCGTGACCTTGCGCGCGGTACCCCGGTCAACATCGGCGAAGCCGTGGGCGTCATCGCGGCGCAGTCTATCGGTGAACCGGGCACGCAGCTGACCATGCGTACCTTCCACATCGGTGGTGCGGCGCAGCTCAACGAGACTAGCCACCTCGAGGCGATCTCGGACGGTAAGGTCGTCTATCGCGACATGCCGACCATCGTCGACAAGAAGGGTCGTATCCTGTCGCTTGCCCGCAACGGCGAGCTGGCGGTGATCGACGCCGAGGGTCGCGAGCGCGAGATCCACAAGGTGCCCTACGGTACCGTCCTGATGCACAAGGACGGCGAGAAGGTGAAGGAAGGCGAACGCCTGGCGGAATGGGATCCGTTCTCGCTGCCGATCATCACCGAAACCTCGGGCGTGGTGAAGTACCAGGACCTGATCGACGGTACGACCATGGAAGAACGCGTCGACGATGCCACCGGTATCGCCCAGCGCGTCGTCACCGAACTGCGTGCCTCGGGCCGCAAGCGCAAGGAAGACCTGCGCCCGCGCCTGACGCTGTTCAACGATGCCGGGGACGAAAGCGAAGCCGCGCGCTACATGCTGGCGCCGGGCACCACGCTGTCGGTCGAGGACGGCCAGCAGGTCGAAGCGGGCGACATCCTTGCCCGTGCGTCGCGCGAAGCGGCGAAGACCCGCGACATCACCGGCGGTCTGCCGCGTGTTGCCGAGCTGTTCGAAGCCCGCCTGCCCAAGGACAATGCGATCATTGCCAAGATTTCGGGCAAGATCGAATTCGTCCGCGAGTACAAGGCCAAGCGCAAGATCGCGATCGTGCCGGAAGAAGGTGATGCAGTCGAATACCTGATCCCCAAGACCAAGGTGATCGACGTGCAGGAAGGCGACTATGTGAAGAAGGGTGACACCCTGATTTCCGGCTCGCCCAATCCGCACGACATCCTCGAAGTCCTGGGCGTCGAGGCGCTCGCCGAGTACCTCGTGAACGAAATCCAGGAAGTCTATCGACTGCAGGGCGTGAAGATCAACGACAAGCACATCGAGGTGATCGTTCGCCAGATGCTGCAGAAGGTCGAGATCACCGATGGCGGCGATACCGTGCTGCTGCCGGGCGAACAGGTCGACGTCGAGGAACTCAACGAGGTCAATGCGAAGCTGCCCAAGGGCAAGCAGCCGGCCACGGGCACCCCGATCCTGCTGGGCATTACCAAGGCCTCGCTGCAGACCCGCTCCTTCATCTCGGCGGCCTCTTTCCAGGAGACCACCCGCGTGCTTACCCAGGCCGCGGTCGAGGGTAAGAAGGACACGCTGATCGGCCTGAAGGAAAACGTGATCGTGGGCCGTCTCATCCCCGCCGGTACCGGCGCGGGCATGAACCGCATGCGCATCACCGCCTCCAGCCGCGACGCCGCGCTGCGCGCGCAGTGGAAGCGGGCGCAGGAAGCGATCATCGCGGCCAACACCGCCGAGGAAGAGCATGCGGCGGAACTCGCCCAGGGCCCCGAAGCGGCGATCGGCGACGATCCGCTGGCAGCGGTCGAAGGCGAGACCCATGGAACCGATGCCGACGCCGGTGACTACTTGAACGAGGAAGCCCGGGACGGCGAATAA
- a CDS encoding putative bifunctional diguanylate cyclase/phosphodiesterase — protein MTEPDSHSDDVRLQILVRRLRAVSLGGPTAILSSLASTAVLLGIYRDTLSHPAPVIWGVSIALVLAARFALLRLTDMESTDIHYIEASLRKVVLVMGAVSLVWAIGIPIFAILGRASALPALSGIAAAMFVGVLLLHRSVPRAGYAHIILLGAGMAVASIATYGSHSWPLLLLLVVYSITLWIAVGRLDRQFVDGIVNEIGSVEAADTVAMLLHDFEEQSSDWLWTVAPGGTLRRVAPRFAAAAGSDVERLEGTPLINLFQPGEERDRLARHLVECSPFRDLLVKLRVDGEMRYWRLSARPRDDGWMRGVVRDVTHDRLIEERVAFMAHYDSLTGLANRYLFNERLRTMLGENGERGSDVALFYLDLDDFKSVNDTRGHLVGDRLLREVGNRLEQEVRDEDLVARLGGDEFAVLIETRAGMGMLIERAHRFLSVVREPYEIEGQLYRVSTSIGVARCSDGDCDAEELMRRADLALFAAKRKGRDTLAMFEQGLDREARERRELESDLRDAVTRGQLRLHYQPVINLDDGGITGYEALLRWHHPRRGLIGPNDFLPIAEETGLILPIGGWVIRQALAEISRWKGDFRIAINLSPTQVRSPHLIALVAQALHSNSIAPERVEFEITEHVLMVESETGNDTLARLRELGTRIALDDFGTGYSSLGYLRQALFDRIKIDRKFVVGIEDDLNAQAIVSSITRLAEAMGMQTTAEGIENRSQLDLLRKLGCQEAQGFLICEPAPGDAFATPEALEASMTGKGSDVLDYRKAREAAMKRREGRHA, from the coding sequence ATGACCGAGCCTGATTCACATAGCGACGACGTGCGTCTGCAGATCCTCGTTCGGAGGCTCCGCGCTGTGTCTCTCGGGGGACCGACGGCCATTCTGTCGAGCCTTGCCTCGACCGCCGTCCTACTGGGCATCTATCGCGATACGCTGAGTCACCCGGCTCCGGTCATCTGGGGCGTCAGTATTGCGCTGGTCCTCGCGGCACGTTTCGCCCTGCTGCGCCTGACCGACATGGAATCGACCGACATCCACTATATCGAAGCCAGCCTTCGCAAGGTTGTGCTAGTGATGGGTGCGGTCAGCCTGGTTTGGGCAATCGGCATCCCAATTTTCGCGATCCTTGGGCGCGCCAGCGCGCTGCCGGCCCTCTCGGGCATAGCCGCGGCCATGTTCGTCGGCGTCCTCCTGCTGCATCGTAGTGTCCCGCGCGCGGGCTATGCCCACATTATCCTCCTCGGCGCGGGCATGGCGGTGGCCTCCATCGCAACCTACGGCAGCCATTCCTGGCCGTTGCTCCTGCTGCTGGTGGTCTATTCGATCACCTTGTGGATCGCGGTCGGTCGGCTCGACCGACAGTTCGTCGACGGTATCGTCAACGAGATCGGCAGCGTCGAGGCAGCCGATACGGTCGCGATGCTGCTGCATGATTTCGAAGAGCAATCGAGCGACTGGCTTTGGACGGTAGCTCCGGGCGGAACGCTGCGCCGCGTAGCGCCGCGTTTTGCTGCGGCGGCAGGCAGCGATGTCGAGCGGCTCGAAGGGACGCCGCTGATCAACCTCTTCCAGCCGGGGGAAGAGCGTGATCGCCTGGCCCGCCACCTCGTCGAATGCAGCCCGTTCCGCGACCTGCTGGTCAAGCTGCGGGTCGACGGCGAGATGCGGTACTGGCGCCTGTCGGCGCGTCCGCGCGATGATGGCTGGATGCGGGGGGTCGTGCGCGACGTCACGCATGATCGGCTTATCGAGGAACGCGTCGCCTTCATGGCGCATTACGACAGCCTTACCGGGCTGGCCAACCGCTACCTGTTCAACGAACGGCTGCGCACCATGCTGGGCGAGAACGGAGAGCGCGGCAGCGACGTGGCCCTGTTCTATCTCGACCTCGATGATTTCAAGTCGGTCAACGATACGCGCGGCCATCTGGTGGGGGACCGCCTGCTGCGCGAGGTGGGCAACCGGCTGGAACAGGAAGTGCGCGATGAAGACCTTGTCGCGCGGCTGGGTGGGGACGAATTCGCCGTCCTGATCGAAACGCGTGCGGGTATGGGCATGTTGATCGAGCGCGCGCACCGTTTCCTCTCGGTGGTGCGCGAACCCTATGAGATCGAAGGCCAGCTCTATCGCGTCTCGACCAGCATCGGCGTGGCGCGCTGCAGCGACGGCGATTGCGATGCCGAAGAGCTGATGCGCCGCGCCGACCTCGCGCTGTTCGCGGCCAAGCGCAAGGGGCGCGACACGCTGGCCATGTTCGAACAGGGCCTCGACCGCGAAGCGCGCGAGCGGCGCGAACTCGAAAGCGACCTGCGCGACGCCGTCACCCGCGGCCAGTTGCGGCTGCACTACCAGCCGGTGATCAATCTCGATGACGGTGGCATCACCGGCTACGAGGCGCTGTTGCGCTGGCACCATCCGCGGCGTGGCCTGATCGGGCCGAACGACTTCCTGCCGATTGCCGAGGAGACCGGCCTGATCCTGCCGATCGGCGGCTGGGTCATCCGCCAGGCCCTGGCCGAAATCTCGCGTTGGAAGGGCGACTTCCGGATCGCCATCAACCTTTCGCCGACGCAGGTGCGCAGCCCCCACCTGATCGCGTTGGTGGCGCAGGCCCTGCACAGCAATAGCATTGCCCCGGAACGGGTCGAATTCGAAATCACCGAGCACGTCCTGATGGTCGAGAGCGAAACCGGCAACGATACGCTGGCCCGCCTGCGCGAGCTTGGTACGCGCATCGCGCTCGACGATTTCGGGACCGGTTATTCCTCGCTCGGATATCTGCGCCAGGCGCTGTTCGATCGCATCAAGATCGATCGCAAGTTTGTGGTCGGGATCGAAGATGATCTCAATGCCCAGGCTATCGTTTCGAGCATCACCCGCCTCGCCGAAGCAATGGGCATGCAGACCACGGCCGAAGGGATCGAGAATCGCAGCCAGCTGGACCTGTTGCGCAAGCTCGGTTGCCAGGAAGCCCAGGGTTTCCTGATCTGCGAACCTGCCCCGGGGGACGCGTTCGCCACGCCCGAAGCGCTCGAAGCCTCGATGACCGGCAAGGGTTCCGACGTGCTCGACTATCGCAAGGCACGCGAAGCAGCGATGAAACGACGCGAAGGCAGGCACGCCTGA
- the gltX gene encoding glutamate--tRNA ligase, translating to MPVITRFAPSPTGRLHVGNIRTALHNWMLARKAGGRFLLRIDDTDAERSREDYVDAIRADLGWLGLEPDGEERQSHRLEIYERAFVALREAGRVYPCYETQQELELKRKIQLGRGVPPIYDRAALALNDAERAAKEAEGIAPHWRFKLDHGEPIMWDDGIRGAQKFDPAQLSDPVIRRADGSWLYMLPSAIDDLDMGVTDVLRGEDHVSNTAVQIQMFTALIAAHYGAQQIPRFAHEALLVGREGKLSKRLGALGCDAFREQGIEPQALIALLARLGTSLPVEPIADRAVLIESFDLGSFGRAPAKFDDAELARINTTLVHQMDFATVVHRLPQGMDETGWHAIRPNLSHVAEAGEWWRLVTGPIDQPEFSDEDRAYLDEAARTLAWGDDPWHALTAALKDATGRKGKQLFLPLRQALTGMDHGPDMGELLPLIGEDRARARLAEAAGK from the coding sequence ATGCCTGTAATCACGCGTTTCGCACCATCCCCGACCGGCCGCCTCCATGTCGGCAATATCCGCACCGCGCTGCATAACTGGATGCTGGCGAGGAAGGCGGGCGGGCGCTTTCTGCTGCGGATCGACGATACCGACGCGGAACGTAGCCGTGAGGACTACGTCGACGCGATCCGCGCCGATCTCGGCTGGCTCGGTCTCGAGCCCGATGGCGAAGAGCGGCAGTCGCACAGGCTGGAGATTTACGAACGTGCCTTTGTGGCCCTGCGCGAAGCCGGGCGGGTCTATCCCTGCTACGAGACGCAGCAGGAGCTGGAGCTCAAGCGCAAGATCCAGCTCGGCCGCGGCGTACCGCCGATCTACGATCGGGCGGCACTGGCGCTGAACGACGCCGAGCGTGCGGCCAAGGAGGCCGAAGGGATCGCCCCCCATTGGCGCTTCAAGCTCGATCACGGTGAGCCGATCATGTGGGATGACGGTATCCGGGGCGCGCAGAAATTCGATCCCGCGCAGCTGTCCGACCCGGTAATCCGCCGGGCCGATGGTAGCTGGCTCTACATGCTGCCAAGCGCGATCGACGATCTCGACATGGGCGTAACCGATGTATTGCGCGGCGAGGACCATGTCAGCAACACTGCCGTTCAAATCCAGATGTTTACCGCACTTATTGCTGCACACTATGGTGCGCAGCAAATTCCGCGTTTCGCGCATGAGGCGCTGCTGGTCGGGCGTGAAGGCAAGCTCTCGAAACGGCTTGGCGCGCTCGGCTGCGACGCCTTCCGCGAACAGGGCATCGAACCGCAGGCGTTGATAGCGCTGCTGGCCCGGTTGGGCACCTCACTGCCGGTCGAACCCATTGCCGATCGCGCGGTCCTAATCGAGAGCTTCGATCTTGGCAGCTTCGGGCGTGCCCCGGCCAAGTTCGACGACGCGGAGCTGGCGCGGATCAACACTACGCTGGTACACCAGATGGATTTCGCCACTGTTGTCCATCGCCTGCCGCAGGGCATGGACGAAACCGGCTGGCACGCGATCCGCCCGAACCTGAGCCATGTCGCGGAAGCCGGTGAATGGTGGCGTTTGGTGACGGGCCCGATCGATCAGCCGGAGTTTTCCGACGAGGACCGCGCCTATTTGGACGAGGCTGCCCGGACACTCGCGTGGGGCGACGATCCGTGGCACGCGCTCACCGCCGCACTCAAGGATGCGACCGGGCGCAAGGGCAAGCAGCTGTTCCTCCCGCTGCGCCAGGCCTTGACGGGAATGGACCATGGGCCCGACATGGGCGAATTGCTGCCGCTGATCGGCGAGGACCGTGCGCGGGCACGTTTGGCGGAGGCAGCTGGTAAATAG
- a CDS encoding NADH:flavin oxidoreductase/NADH oxidase family protein, which yields MGVTLGSSLELPCGAVLPNRISKAAMTEGLAKPDGRPTPELERLYGIWSDGGAGMLLSGNIIVDKDHLERPGNVVIEREPDADMTARLASWARAATRGGNHFWAQISHGGRQTQKLVNPRPKSSSDVQLALPGGQFAKPTPLTREEIADLVNRWAVAARACQEAGFTGVQIHGAHGYLISQFLSPRVNLRSDDYGGSLENRARFLLEIVRAVRDAVGPAFPISVKLNSADFQKGGFDFGDSLRVVQWLEAASVDLIEISGGTYEQPRLLGIEGQEAVEAQNVAPSTAAREAYFVDFAKAMQAEVSVPLMVTGGFRTRAAMEEALASGAADVIGIGRPMCVDTDAPAQLLAGAERLARYEDNLDLLPEWLGFLKRLQMMKAINGFAGIYWFYEQIWLLGHHGRVDRDLSVFKAFRIVDARNRRIMKERRAL from the coding sequence ATGGGGGTAACGCTGGGATCGAGCCTCGAACTGCCCTGCGGCGCCGTGCTTCCCAACCGTATTTCCAAGGCCGCGATGACCGAAGGGCTGGCCAAGCCCGACGGACGCCCCACTCCCGAACTCGAGCGCCTCTATGGCATCTGGTCCGATGGCGGTGCCGGCATGCTGTTGTCGGGCAATATCATCGTCGACAAGGACCATCTCGAGCGGCCCGGCAATGTCGTGATCGAGCGTGAACCCGATGCCGACATGACGGCGCGGCTAGCCAGCTGGGCGCGCGCAGCCACGCGCGGCGGCAATCACTTCTGGGCGCAGATCAGCCATGGTGGGCGCCAGACGCAGAAGCTGGTCAACCCGCGGCCCAAATCCTCTTCCGACGTTCAGCTGGCACTGCCCGGCGGGCAGTTCGCCAAGCCCACGCCGTTGACGCGTGAGGAGATTGCCGATCTCGTCAACCGTTGGGCGGTGGCGGCACGCGCCTGCCAGGAAGCGGGCTTCACTGGGGTGCAGATCCATGGCGCGCATGGCTATCTGATCTCGCAATTCCTTTCGCCGCGGGTGAACCTGCGCAGCGACGATTATGGCGGCAGCCTGGAGAACCGTGCGCGCTTCCTGCTGGAGATTGTGCGCGCGGTGCGCGATGCCGTGGGGCCCGCCTTCCCGATCTCGGTCAAGCTCAACAGCGCCGACTTCCAAAAGGGCGGCTTCGATTTCGGCGACAGCCTCAGGGTCGTGCAATGGCTGGAAGCGGCATCAGTCGACCTGATCGAGATTTCTGGCGGCACCTACGAGCAGCCTCGGCTGCTGGGTATCGAGGGGCAGGAGGCGGTAGAGGCGCAGAATGTCGCCCCGTCGACCGCCGCGCGCGAGGCCTATTTCGTCGATTTCGCCAAGGCGATGCAGGCAGAGGTATCCGTCCCGCTGATGGTGACCGGCGGCTTCCGCACCCGTGCCGCGATGGAAGAGGCGTTGGCGAGCGGTGCGGCTGACGTTATCGGCATCGGTCGCCCGATGTGCGTCGATACCGACGCCCCGGCCCAGCTGCTGGCGGGCGCCGAGCGGCTTGCCCGCTACGAAGACAACCTCGACCTGCTGCCCGAATGGCTGGGCTTCCTCAAGCGCTTGCAAATGATGAAGGCGATCAATGGTTTCGCGGGCATCTACTGGTTCTACGAGCAGATCTGGCTGCTCGGCCATCACGGCCGGGTCGATCGCGACCTTTCGGTCTTCAAGGCCTTCCGGATCGTCGATGCGCGCAATCGGCGCATCATGAAGGAACGCCGCGCGCTCTAG
- the pyk gene encoding pyruvate kinase, with the protein MQKLDPKRVDPRGRKVKILATVGPASRSPEMLARLFKAGVDAFRVNMSHGEHADHEKTIQAIRAMEKDFHRPIAILADLQGPKLRVGKFKDGQAVIRHSGHFTLDRDPTPGDETRVELPHPELFGLLSKGQRLLINDGKIRLKVISADKDKILCSAEVGGVISDRKGVNVPDAEVPIPALTDKDRKDLAFAMQQGVDWIGLSFVQRPEDLAEARKLMGGQGALCAKIEKPMAVRRLDEIIELSDGIMVARGDLGVELEPQEVPPLQKRIVNKARTAGKPVIVATQMLESMIESPAPTRAEVSDVANAVYDGADAVMLSAETAAGEWPEEAVTIMHKIARQVERDEAYLARVRFLETMPDATTADALAHACMTVADTVAISAITVFTGSGSTARRVARERPSVPMLVLTPSMKTARRLGLLWGAHAVATKDIGSFEEMIAKGKRMSLRHGFGEAGSKLIALAGVPFGTPGSTNLMHVVTISGDELDKHGN; encoded by the coding sequence ATGCAAAAGCTCGATCCCAAGCGTGTCGATCCCCGTGGCCGCAAGGTCAAGATCCTCGCCACCGTCGGCCCCGCCAGCCGTTCGCCCGAAATGCTCGCCCGCCTGTTCAAGGCCGGCGTCGACGCCTTCCGGGTCAACATGAGCCACGGCGAACACGCCGATCACGAGAAGACGATCCAGGCGATCCGCGCGATGGAGAAGGACTTCCACCGCCCGATCGCGATCCTCGCCGACCTGCAGGGCCCCAAGCTGCGCGTGGGCAAGTTCAAGGATGGGCAGGCGGTGATCCGCCATTCGGGCCATTTCACGCTCGATCGCGATCCCACCCCGGGTGACGAGACCCGCGTCGAGCTGCCGCACCCCGAACTGTTCGGGCTGCTTAGCAAGGGCCAGCGCCTGCTGATCAACGACGGCAAGATCCGCCTGAAGGTGATCAGCGCCGACAAAGACAAGATCCTCTGTTCGGCCGAGGTCGGCGGGGTCATTTCCGACCGCAAGGGCGTGAACGTGCCCGATGCCGAAGTGCCGATCCCGGCGCTGACCGACAAGGACCGCAAGGACCTTGCCTTTGCCATGCAGCAGGGGGTCGACTGGATTGGCCTCAGCTTTGTGCAGCGGCCCGAAGACCTTGCCGAAGCACGCAAGCTGATGGGCGGGCAAGGCGCGCTCTGCGCCAAGATCGAAAAGCCGATGGCGGTACGTCGGCTGGACGAGATCATCGAGCTGTCCGACGGCATCATGGTCGCGCGCGGCGACCTGGGCGTCGAGCTCGAACCGCAGGAAGTCCCGCCGCTGCAGAAGCGGATCGTCAACAAGGCGCGCACCGCGGGCAAGCCGGTGATCGTGGCGACGCAGATGCTCGAAAGCATGATCGAAAGCCCCGCCCCGACCCGCGCCGAAGTCTCCGACGTGGCCAATGCGGTCTATGACGGGGCCGACGCGGTGATGCTCAGCGCCGAAACCGCCGCCGGCGAATGGCCCGAAGAAGCGGTCACGATCATGCACAAGATCGCCCGCCAGGTCGAACGCGACGAGGCCTATCTGGCCCGCGTGCGGTTTCTCGAGACGATGCCCGACGCAACCACTGCCGACGCGCTGGCGCATGCCTGCATGACCGTGGCCGATACGGTGGCGATCAGCGCGATCACGGTCTTCACCGGTTCGGGTTCGACCGCACGCCGCGTTGCGCGCGAGCGACCAAGTGTGCCGATGCTGGTGCTGACCCCCAGCATGAAGACCGCCCGCCGCCTGGGCCTGCTGTGGGGCGCGCATGCGGTGGCAACCAAGGATATCGGCAGCTTCGAAGAGATGATCGCCAAGGGCAAGCGCATGTCGCTGCGCCATGGCTTCGGCGAAGCGGGCAGCAAGCTGATCGCCCTGGCAGGCGTGCCCTTTGGCACCCCCGGTTCGACCAATTTGATGCATGTCGTCACCATTAGCGGCGACGAACTCGACAAGCACGGCAACTAG